Within the Photobacterium swingsii genome, the region GCCACCTTGTGCCTTTATACCAAAGGGCGCATTTCACCGTGATCGAAGACACTGAACTACCTCATTATCTTGCCTCACGCTTTAAGCGTTATAGCGAAAGTGGCAAGAATTTGGTTCCAATGATTTATCAGAAACCTGCGTTAGGTCAGAACTAAGGCGAAGTCTGCTATACATGTGATGGTGTTTAATATTTTTCTGATATAATTGCCCATCAAATTAACAGATTTATATCGTATAGGCCGCGAAACGAGGCGATGATGGATTCAGCTACAGTCAATAGACAGCTCATTGAGCAATTACCACGTATTGCACACAACCCGAAAGATCTTGAAACACTGCTAGATGCGGGGTCTTTCCGTGAACGTTTACTCAGTGAGATTGCACAAGCAAAACATCGAATCTACCTTGTAGCGCTTTATTTACAAGATGATGAAGCTGGCCGTAGCGTGCTACAAGCCTTATACAATGCAAAGCAAGCTAATCCAGAGCTAGATATTAAGGTCTTGGTTGATTGGCACCGTGCTCAACGTGGGCTGATTGGCGCTGAAAAGTCAGATGGTAATGCGGCGCTATACCGCGAATTTGCAGAAAAGCATCAATTTCAAATTGAAGTTTTAGGCGTACCAGTGCGAAACCGTGAAGTTTTTGGTGTACTCCACCTGAAAGGCTTTGTCGTGGATAACAAGGTTATCTATAGTGGCGCCAGCTTGAATGATATTTATCTAGCTCAGCACGATCGCTACCGCTACGACCGCTACCATGTTATTCGTAATGAACAACTTGCGAATAGTATGGCGAACTTCATCTCCGATGTACTCGTCGATAGTGATGCTGTTAATTGCTTAAATCAGAAGAATCGACCGGATACCAAAAACCTTAAAGGTGCAATTCGCCAGCTACGAAGTTCGCTACAGCGTGCAAGCTATGAGTTCGAACCAGAAGCAATTAACGAAGACCAGGTGGGACTGACTCCGCTTGTTGGCTTAGGTAAGCGTAAGAACAAACTGAATCGCCATATTTGTACTCTGATAGCAAGTGCTCAGACAGAACTGACAATCTGTACCCCGTACTTTAACTTCCCGCGAACAATCAGCCGTGAAGTACGTCGCGCTATTCGTCGTGGTGTTAAGGTAACTATCGTTGTAGGTGACAAAACAGCGAATGACTTTTTCATTCCACCTAGTGAACCATTCAAAACAATCGCTGGATTACCTTACTTATACGAAGTGAATCTTCGTAATTTCGCCAAACAAAACGAAGCTGCTATTGCCCAGCGTCAACTCTCTATCCACTTATGGAAGCACAATGACAACAGCTTCCACCTAAAAGGGATCTGGGTAGATAAGAAATTCATGTTGATCACGGGTAATAACCTCAACCCTCGCGCTTGGAAGCTTGATCTGGAGAATGCCATTTTGGTTCACGATAAAAATCAACTTTTGGCGGAACAAAAACAACAAGAGTTAGATAAGATCCTAACGCATACCTTGCGCATTGACAGCTACAAGTACATCGAAAAAATCGAGTCGTACCCAGCCCCTGTGCGAAAGCTTATCAAGCGAATCAAAACCATTAAGGCTGACCATATCCTTAATCAGATTCTATAAACTACAGTGCAGAAAAGCCTACAATTCCAAGGCCAGTGATTAAATCACTGGCCTTTTTCTTTACAGTCCAAAAAGCGTAATGGTATGAAACCACTGAGGTAATTACACAACATAGCTCGACCATTACTCTATATGTCGACCCTACAGCTGCAGAGAAACCCACAAAATGATCACTCAGCGAGATCTTTTATAAACTATAAACATAAAAAAGCCCGAGTCGTAAGACTCAGGCTGAGTATAAGTAGCGAAGCGGACAGGACTTTATATAGATAAACTGCCACACCGAAAATAAGCGCCCCCCGGCGTGACAGGCCGCTGCCTTCAAGCTAAAGAGGCTAACCAACTGAACGACCGCTTCCGCGTCATGATTCGCCAAAGTACAAATGTAAAAAAGCCCAAGTCGTACTTTCTTATTTGCAAACAAAAGGGGGCTTAGTATAAGTGGCGGAGCGGACAGGACTTTATATAGATAAACTGCCACACCAAAAATCAGCACATCCCCGGCGTGATAGGCCGCCGCCTTCAAGGTCAAAAGGTAAAGAGGCTAACCAACTGAACGATCGATTCCGCACCATGATTCGCCAAAGTACAAACGTAAAAAAGCCCGAGTCGTAAGACTCGGGCTTAGTATAAGTGGCGGAGCGGACGGGACTCGAACCCGCGACCCCCGGCGTGACAGGCCGGTATTCTAACCAACTGAACTACCGCTCCACACGGTGATAAACAGTAATCTGTCTATCCGATACACGTCGTTCAATACGTATATCTAAATTTGAAGCCTGGCGATGACCTACTCTCACATGGGGAGACCCCACACTACCATCGGCGCTATTACGTTTCACTACTGAGTTCGGCATGGGATCAGGTGGGTCCATAATGCTATGGTCGCCAAGCAAATTCTGTTTTATTTACCGCCATTAGCGATAAATACAATCTGGGAAAATCTAACTAGTGTTTACAATTTCGTTCAAACACGTCATTCAAGTGCTCATGGAGTCCGTAAAACCCCTTGGGTGTTGTATGGTTAAGCCTCACGGGCAATTAGTACAGGTTAGCTCAATGCCTCGCAGCACTTACACACCCTGCCTATCAACGTCGTAGTCTTCGACAACCCTTTAGAGACCTTAAAGGTCTAGAGATGACTCATCTTGAGGCTCGCTTCGCGCTTAGATGCTTTCAGCGCTTATCGATTCCGAACGTAGCTACCGGGCAATGCGATTGGCATCACAACCCGAACACCAGCGGTTCGTCCACTCCGGTCCTCTCGTACTAGGAGCAGCCCCTCTCAATCATCTAACGCCCACGGCAGATAGGGACCGAACTGTCTCACGACGTTCTAAACCCAGCTCGCGTACCACTTTAAATGGCGAACAGCCATACCCTTGGGACCGACTTCAGCCCCAGGATGTGATGAGCCGACATCGAGGTGCCAAACACCGCCGTCGATATGAACTCTTGGGCGGTATCAGCCTGTTATCCCCGGAGTACCTTTTATCCGTTGAGCGATGGCCCTTCCATTCAGAACCACCGGATCACTATGACCTGCTTTCGCACCTGCTCGAATTGTCATTCTCGCAGTCAAGCGGGCTTATGCCATTGCACTAACCTCACGATGTCCGACCGTGATTAGCCCACCTTCGTGCTCCTCCGTTACTCTTTGGGAGGAGACCGCCCCAGTCAAACTACCCACCAGGCACTGTCCGCACCCCCGATAAGGGGGCGACGTTAGAACATCAAGCATACAAGGGTGGTATTTCAAGATTGCCTCCACCCCATCTAGCGACGAGGTTTCAAAGGCTCCCACCTATCCTACACATGTAGGGTCAATGTTCAGTGCCAAGCTGTAGTAAAGGTTCACGGGGTCTTTCCGTCTAGCCGCGGGTACACAGCATCTTCACTGCGATTTCAATTTCACTGAGTCTCGGGTGGAGACAGCGTGGCCATCATTACGCCATTCGTGCAGGTCGGAACTTACCCGACAAGGAATTTCGCTACCTTAGGACCGTTATAGTTACGGCCGCCGTTTACCGGGGCTTCGATCAAGAGCTTCGACCGAAGTCTAACCCCATCAATTAACCTTCCGGCACCGGGCAGGCGTCACACCGTATACGTCATCTTTCGATTTTGCACAGTGCTGTGTTTTTAATAAACAGTTGCAGCCACCTGGTATCTGCGACTCCCTACAGCTTAGAGAGCAAGTCTCATCACCGTGAGGAGCGTACCTTCTCCCGAAGTTACGGTACCATTTTGCCTAGTTCCTTCACCCGAGTTCTCTCAAGCGCCTTGGTATTCTCTACCTGATCACCTGTGTCGGTTTGGAGTACGATTACGTATAACCTATCGCTTAGAGGCTTTTCCCGGAAGCATGGCATCAATGACTTCATCACCGTAGTGACTCGACATCAGGTCTCAGCCTTAAGATAGTCCGGATTTGCCTAAACTATCAGCCTACACCCTTGAACTTGGACGACCGTCGCCAAGCCCACCTAGCCTTCTCCGTCCCCCCATCGCAGTTATAAGCAGTACAGGAATATTAACCTGTTTCCCATCGACTACGCCTTTCGGCCTCGCCTTAGGGGTCGACTTACCCTGCCCCGATTAACGTTGGACAGGAACCCTTGATCTTCCGGCGAGGGAGTTTTTCACTCCCTTTATCGTTACTCATGTCAGCATTCGCACTTCTGATACCTCCAGCAGCCCTTACAGACCACCTTCAACGGCTTACAGAACGCTCCCCTACCCAATATGACAAGTCATATTGCCGCAGCTTCGGTGTATAGCTTAGCCCCGTTAAATCTTCCGCGCAGGCCGACTCGACCAGTGAGCTATTACGCTTTCTTTAAATGATGGCTGCTTCTAAGCCAACATCCTGGCTGTCTGAGCCTTCCCACATCGTTTCCCACTTAGCTATAACTTTGGGACCTTAGCTGGCGGTCTGGGTTGTTTCCCTCTCCACGACGGACGTTAGCACCCGCCGTGTGTCTCCCGGATAGTACTTACTGGTATTCGGAGTTTGCAAAGGGTTGGTAAGTCGGGATGACCCCCTAGCCTTAACAGTGCTCTACCCCCAGTAGTATTCGTCCGAGGCGCTACCTAAATAGCTTTCGGGGAGAACCAGCTATCTCCAGGTTTGATTGGCCTTTCACCCCTAGCCACAAGTCATCCGCTAATTTTTCAACATTAGTCGGTTCGGTCCTCCAGTAAGTGTTACCTCACCTTCAACCTGCCCATGGCTAGATCACCTGGTTTCGGGTCTAATCCTAGCAACTATGACGCCCAGTTAAGACTCGGTTTCCCTACGGCTCCCCTAAACGGTTAACCTTGCTACTAAAATTAAGTCGCTGACCCATTATACAAAAGGTACGCAGTCACCCAACAAGTGGGCTCCTACTGCTTGTACGTACACGGTTTCAGGTTCTATTTCACTCCCCTCACAGGGGTTCTTTTCGCCTTTCCCTCACGGTACTGGTTCACTATCGGTCAGTCAGGAGTATTTAGCCTTGGAGGATGGTCCCCCCATGTTCAAACAGGATATCACGTGTCCCGTCCTACTCGTTTTCACTTGTAATGCGTTGTCGGTTACGGGGCTATCACCCTGTATCGCCAAGCTTTCCAGCTTGTTCACCTAACGCAAGACTAGCTTAAGGGCTAATCCGATTTCGCTCGCCGCTACTGTCGGAATCTCGGTTGATTTCTCTTCCTCGGGGTACTTAGATGTTTCAGTTCCCCCGGTTCGCCTCGTTACGCTATGTATTCACGTAACGATAACTGCTTATGCAGTTGGGTTTCCCCATTCGGAAATCCCAGTCTCAAGTGATTTTTACTATCTAAACTGGGCTTATCGCAAGTTAATACGTCCTTCATCGCCTCTGACTGCCAAGGCATCCACCGTGTACGCTTAGTCACTTAACCATACAACCCCAAGGGGTCTGTATGTTCAAACAACCAAGGTTGTGTGTCTGATAAGGACACAAATTGGTTTTTCGCCGGACTCATACACAAGACACTTGAATGTGTGTTGTTTTGAGAACTCGTATTTTCTTTCGAAAATACTATTGTCATTCAATCATTCGATTGAATGTACTAGTCAGCTTTCCAGATTGTTAAAGAACATGTGTTAGTCCGAAGACATCCACTTTCTAAACACACTCAAACGAATGTTTTTAGAAAGTGGTGGAGCTATGCGGGATCGAACCGCAGACCTCCTGCGTGCAAGGCAGGCGCTCTCCCAGCTGAGCTATAACCCCAACGGTATAAAAAGACTGTACCATCACTTTTTCTGGGAGAAAAAGTGGTGGGTCTGAGTGGACTTGAACCACCGACCTCACCCTTATCAGGGGTGCGCTCTAACCACCTGAGCTACAGACCCAAGTCTTTTTTGCGTTCTTTTACATTTTAACCAAGCAATCTGTGTGGACACTGCATTAAACAAGCAGTCTATCGTTAAGGAGGTGATCCAGCCCCAGGTTCCCCTAGGGCTACCTTGTTACGACTTCACCCCAGTCATGAACCACACCGTGGTAAACGCCCTCCCGAAGGTTAAGCTATCTACTTCTGGTGCAGCCCACTCCCATGGTGTGACGGGCGGTGTGTACAAGGCCCGGGAACGTATTCACCGTGGCATTCTGATCCACGATTACTAGCGATTCCGACTTCATGGAGTCGAGTTGCAGACTCCAATCCGGACTACGACGTACTTTCTGGGATTCGCTCACCATCGCTGGTTGGCAGCCCTCTGTATACGCCATTGTAGCACGTGTGTAGCCCTACTCGTAAGGGCCATGATGACTTGACGTCGTCCCCACCTTCCTCCGGTTTATCACCGGCAGTCTCCCTGGAGTTCCCACCATTACGTGCTGGCAAACAAGGATAAGGGTTGCGCTCGTTGCGGGACTTAACCCAACATTTCACAACACGAGCTGACGACAGCCATGCAGCACCTGTCTCAGAGTTCCCGAAGGCACTAAGCTATCTCTAGCGAATTCTCTGGATGTCAAGAGTAGGTAAGGTTCTTCGCGTTGCATCGAATTAAACCACATGCTCCACCGCTTGTGCGGGCCCCCGTCAATTCATTTGAGTTTTAATCTTGCGACCGTACTCCCCAGGCGGTCTACTTAACGCGTTAGCTCCGAAAGCCAGTGTTCAAGACACCAACCTCCAAGTAGACATCGTTTACGGCGTGGACTACCAGGGTATCTAATCCTGTTTGCTCCCCACGCTTTCGCATCTGAGCGTCAGTCTTTGTCCAGGGGGCCGCCTTCGCCACCGGTATTCCTTCAGATCTCTACGCATTTCACCGCTACACCTGAAATTCTACCCCCCTCTACAAGACTCTAGTCTGCCAGTTCAAAATGCTGTTCCGAGGTTGAGCCCCGGGCTTTCACATCTTGCTTAACAGACCGCCTGCATGCGCTTTACGCCCAGTAATTCCGATTAACGCTCGCACCCTCCGTATTACCGCGGCTGCTGGCACGGAGTTAGCCGGTGCTTCTTCTGCAGCTAACGTCAAATGATAGCGCTATTAACACTACCACCTTCCTCACTGCTGAAAGTACTTTACAACCCGAAGGCCTTCTTCATACACGCGGCATGGCTGCATCAGGGTTTCCCCCATTGTGCAATATTCCCCACTGCTGCCTCCCGTAGGAGTCTGGACCGTGTCTCAGTTCCAGTGTGGCTGATCATCCTCTCAGACCAGCTAGGGATCGTCGCCTTGGTGAGCCTTTACCCCACCAACTAGCTAATCCCACCTGGGCTAATCTTGACGCGAGAGGTCCGAAGATCCCCCTCTTTGGCCCGTAGGCATTATGCGGTATTAGCTATCGTTTCCAATAGTTATCCCCCACATCAAGGCATATTCCCAGGCATTACTCACCCGTCCGCCGCTCGTCAGCGAAGTAGCAAGCTACTTCCTGTTACCGCTCGACTTGCATGTGTTAGGCCTGCCGCCAGCGTTCAATCTGAGCCATGATCAAACTCTTCAATTAAAGTTTTGTTGGTCTTGCGACCGGCTCAATGAATACTGATTGAATATCGATAACTAGAAGCTAGTCATGATATTCGAATTGACTGTGCCAAATAATAAGTAAACTTGTTATTTGTATTGGTCACTCAGTTCATTGATATAATCTTTTTTGACTATTCATTTCACGAGTGCCCACACAGATTGCATGGTCAAATTGTTAAAGAACGTTGACTTTCAATGCCTTAGCGTTAAACGCTTCAGCAAGTCAGGACGCGTATAATACGCTTCTTGATTTTTAAGTCAAGATAAAATTTTCATCTTTTTAATCATTCGATTAAAACACAAAAACCTTATGTTGACTCCGCTCACACCACGTGGTGCTAGAGCGAAATAAAAGCCCGTTGTTGCCAACGGGCTCTCAAAATTGAAGCCTGGCGATGACCTACTCTCACATGGGGAGACCCCACACTACCATCGGCGCTATTACGTTTCACTACTGAGTTCGGCATGGGATCAGGTGGGTCCATAATGCTATGGTCGCCAAGCAAATTCGGGTTATTTACCGCCATCAGGCGATAAATACAATCTGGGAAAATCTAACTAGTGTTTACAATTTCGTTCAAACACGTCATTCAAGTGCTCATGGAGTCCGTAAAACCCCTTGGGTGTTGTATGGTTAAGCCTCACGGGCAATTAGTACAGGTTAGCTCAATGCCTCGCAGCACTTACACACCCTGCCTATCAACGTCGTAGTCTTCGACAACCCTTTAGAGACCTTAAAGGTCTAGAGATGACTCATCTTGAGGCTCGCTTCGCGCTTAGATGCTTTCAGCGCTTATCGATTCCGAACGTAGCTACCGGGCAATGCGATTGGCATCACAACCCGAACACCAGCGGTTCGTCCACTCCGGTCCTCTCGTACTAGGAGCAGCCCCTCTCAATCATCTAACGCCCACGGCAGATAGGGACCGAACTGTCTCACGACGTTCTAAACCCAGCTCGCGTACCACTTTAAATGGCGAACAGCCATACCCTTGGGACCGACTTCAGCCCCAGGATGTGATGAGCCGACATCGAGGTGCCAAACACCGCCGTCGATATGAACTCTTGGGCGGTATCAGCCTGTTATCCCCGGAGTACCTTTTATCCGTTGAGCGATGGCCCTTCCATTCAGAACCACCGGATCACTATGACCTGCTTTCGCACCTGCTCGAATTGTCATTCTCGCAGTCAAGCGGGCTTATGCCATTGCACTAACCTCACGATGTCCGACCGTGATTAGCCCACCTTCGTGCTCCTCCGTTACTCTTTGGGAGGAGACCGCCCCAGTCAAACTACCCACCAGGCACTGTCCGCACCCCCGATAAGGGGGCGACGTTAGAACATCAAGCATACAAGGGTGGTATTTCAAGATTGCCTCCACCCCATCTAGCGACGAGGTTTCAAAGGCTCCCACCTATCCTACACATGTAGGGTCAATGTTCAGTGCCAAGCTGTAGTAAAGGTTCACGGGGTCTTTCCGTCTAGCCGCGGGTACACAGCATCTTCACTGCGATTTCAATTTCACTGAGTCTCGGGTGGAGACAGCGTGGCCATCATTACGCCATTCGTGCAGGTCGGAACTTACCCGACAAGGAATTTCGCTACCTTAGGACCGTTATAGTTACGGCCGCCGTTTACCGGGGCTTCGATCAAGAGCTTCGACCGAAGTCTAACCCCATCAATTAACCTTCCGGCACCGGGCAGGCGTCACACCGTATACGTCATCTTTCGATTTTGCACAGTGCTGTGTTTTTAATAAACAGTTGCAGCCACCTGGTATCTGCGACTCCCTACAGCTTAGAGAGCAAGTCTCATCACCGTGAGGAGCGTACCTTCTCCCGAAGTTACGGTACCATTTTGCCTAGTTCCTTCACCCGAGTTCTCTCAAGCGCCTTGGTATTCTCTACCTGATCACCTGTGTCGGTTTGGAGTACGATTACGTATAACCTATCGCTTAGAGGCTTTTCCCGGAAGCATGGCATCAATGACTTCATCACCGTAGTGACTCGACATCAGGTCTCAGCCTTAAGATAGTCCGGATTTGCCTAAACTATCAGCCTACACCCTTGAACTTGGACGACCGTCGCCAAGCCCACCTAGCCTTCTCCGTCCCCCCATCGCAGTTATAAGCAGTACAGGAATATTAACCTGTTTCCCATCGACTACGCCTTTCGGCCTCGCCTTAGGGGTCGACTTACCCTGCCCCGATTAACGTTGGACAGGAACCCTTGATCTTCCGGCGAGGGAGTTTTTCACTCCCTTTATCGTTACTCATGTCAGCATTCGCACTTCTGATACCTCCAGCAGCCCTTACAGACCACCTTCAACGGCTTACAGAACGCTCCCCTACCCAATATGACAAGTCATATTGCCGCAGCTTCGGTGTATAGCTTAGCCCCGTTAAATCTTCCGCGCAGGCCGACTCGACCAGTGAGCTATTACGCTTTCTTTAAATGATGGCTGCTTCTAAGCCAACATCCTGGCTGTCTGAGCCTTCCCACATCGTTTCCCACTTAGCTATAACTTTGGGACCTTAGCTGGCGGTCTGGGTTGTTTCCCTCTCCACGACGGACGTTAGCACCCGCCGTGTGTCTCCCGGATAGTACTTACTGGTATTCGGAGTTTGCAAAGGGTTGGTAAGTCGGGATGACCCCCTAGCCTTAACAGTGCTCTACCCCCAGTAGTATTCGTCCGAGGCGCTACCTAAATAGCTTTCGGGGAGAACCAGCTATCTCCAGGTTTGATTGGCCTTTCACCCCTAGCCACAAGTCATCCGCTAATTTTTCAACATTAGTCGGTTCGGTCCTCCAGTAAGTGTTACCTCACCTTCAACCTGCCCATGGCTAGATCACCTGGTTTCGGGTCTAATCCTAGCAACTATGACGCCC harbors:
- the pssA gene encoding CDP-diacylglycerol--serine O-phosphatidyltransferase → MDSATVNRQLIEQLPRIAHNPKDLETLLDAGSFRERLLSEIAQAKHRIYLVALYLQDDEAGRSVLQALYNAKQANPELDIKVLVDWHRAQRGLIGAEKSDGNAALYREFAEKHQFQIEVLGVPVRNREVFGVLHLKGFVVDNKVIYSGASLNDIYLAQHDRYRYDRYHVIRNEQLANSMANFISDVLVDSDAVNCLNQKNRPDTKNLKGAIRQLRSSLQRASYEFEPEAINEDQVGLTPLVGLGKRKNKLNRHICTLIASAQTELTICTPYFNFPRTISREVRRAIRRGVKVTIVVGDKTANDFFIPPSEPFKTIAGLPYLYEVNLRNFAKQNEAAIAQRQLSIHLWKHNDNSFHLKGIWVDKKFMLITGNNLNPRAWKLDLENAILVHDKNQLLAEQKQQELDKILTHTLRIDSYKYIEKIESYPAPVRKLIKRIKTIKADHILNQIL